The Elusimicrobiota bacterium genome has a window encoding:
- a CDS encoding PIG-L family deacetylase, translating into MRILAVGAHPDDLEILCAGTLAKYSKLGHEVIMAHVCRGDKGHLLIPPAKLAKIRKKEAEKSAKIINARVSELGIDDLDVYLEREAIIRCVELIRSTKPEVIITHSPDDYMPDHILASKIVFNASFIATLPHTKTKHKFYEKITPVYYMDTLAGANFLPTEYVDITETIEIKKKMLACHSSQLTWLKRHDNIDIIDFMITVAKFRGLQCSVKYAEAFRKIDVWGRNITKRFLP; encoded by the coding sequence ATGCGTATTCTTGCTGTTGGCGCGCATCCTGACGATCTAGAAATTCTTTGCGCCGGAACTCTGGCTAAATATTCTAAATTAGGGCATGAAGTAATAATGGCGCATGTCTGCCGGGGTGATAAAGGACACCTCCTTATACCGCCGGCTAAGTTAGCAAAAATAAGAAAAAAGGAAGCAGAGAAGTCAGCAAAAATAATCAATGCCCGCGTTAGTGAACTTGGTATTGATGATTTAGATGTCTATTTAGAGAGGGAAGCAATAATCAGATGTGTTGAGTTAATTCGTTCAACCAAACCGGAGGTTATTATAACCCATTCTCCGGATGACTATATGCCTGATCATATACTGGCCAGCAAAATTGTTTTTAATGCAAGTTTTATTGCCACCTTGCCTCATACTAAAACGAAGCATAAGTTTTATGAAAAAATTACACCTGTATATTATATGGATACTTTAGCAGGCGCAAACTTCCTTCCCACGGAATATGTGGATATAACTGAGACAATAGAAATAAAAAAGAAAATGCTTGCCTGTCATAGCAGTCAGCTTACCTGGTTAAAAAGACATGATAATATTGATATAATTGATTTTATGATTACGGTAGCAAAATTTAGAGGTTTACAGTGTAGTGTTAAATATGCAGAGGCGTTTAGAAAAATAGATGTGTGGGGAAGGAATATAACAAAAAGATTTCTTCCGTAA
- a CDS encoding glucosamine-6-phosphate isomerase: MNLITTLKGSLLENFFPQGWDLEKLDQCCSNLPEKITEPQDWWNKKFAPVPCETLGEFDTMMGHEIALQIKNAKENKEKIIFILPVGPMGMYKWVVYFLKEWNIDCKHVYSFNMDEWSDAKGNTLPPDNPAAFQNAMEQVFFGPLGKLTVPKEQRHFATQELLPAYPQKISQLKHQGAKLVLVFGIGRVFHIAFWEPHFAGEFLTETEWQRQEYRLGAKLHPLTIEQNAITSFKSRTTLVPCFANTIGPGLFLKADWIIGGCDGALGRGMMWQGLSLWVTLRHGPNIWIPSSFMPTLPGKLFFLKELAGPLGAECN, translated from the coding sequence ATGAATTTAATTACTACTTTAAAGGGTTCTCTGCTGGAAAATTTTTTTCCACAAGGATGGGATTTAGAAAAACTGGACCAGTGCTGCAGTAATCTGCCGGAAAAGATTACTGAACCGCAGGACTGGTGGAACAAAAAATTTGCGCCTGTCCCCTGCGAGACACTGGGTGAATTTGATACGATGATGGGCCATGAGATTGCGCTCCAAATAAAAAATGCAAAAGAAAACAAAGAAAAAATAATTTTTATTCTGCCCGTGGGCCCCATGGGTATGTACAAATGGGTAGTATACTTTCTTAAAGAATGGAATATTGACTGCAAACATGTCTATAGTTTTAATATGGATGAATGGAGCGATGCAAAAGGGAACACGCTTCCTCCGGATAACCCGGCAGCGTTCCAGAACGCCATGGAACAAGTTTTTTTCGGGCCTTTAGGCAAACTTACCGTGCCAAAAGAACAACGGCATTTTGCTACCCAGGAGCTGTTACCGGCTTATCCTCAGAAAATAAGCCAGCTCAAACACCAGGGAGCAAAATTAGTTCTTGTGTTTGGCATTGGCCGTGTTTTTCATATTGCTTTTTGGGAACCGCATTTTGCCGGCGAATTTTTAACTGAAACAGAATGGCAGAGGCAGGAGTATCGTTTAGGCGCTAAATTACATCCGCTGACTATAGAACAGAATGCAATTACCAGTTTCAAAAGCCGTACCACTTTAGTTCCCTGTTTTGCTAATACTATTGGCCCCGGGCTTTTTCTAAAAGCTGACTGGATAATTGGCGGCTGTGATGGCGCGCTCGGCAGAGGAATGATGTGGCAGGGGTTATCATTATGGGTAACTTTAAGGCATGGGCCAAATATCTGGATACCAAGCAGTTTTATGCCAACACTTCCCGGTAAACTTTTCTTTTTAAAAGAGTTAGCCGGGCCATTAGGCGCTGAGTGTAATTAG
- a CDS encoding DegT/DnrJ/EryC1/StrS family aminotransferase, whose translation MSKEQKKKVSSDFRYNTGSSRVPWDAVGEKVNYEDVISIVEFLIPKGKQSALYNKQMKKVRKEIQNLREKGGLATKLSLGSQVQKLEEETKKFLKCKHAVALTNATAGFEIANKFAGLKPGDEFIAPAITFIATIAYPLAIGAKVVLADVDPRTLNMDPDDVARKITDKTKVIMPVHLGGYPVDMDPIMKLAEKHNITVIEDAAHAFGAEYKGKMIGTVGHFGAFSFHEVKNVTSMGEGGILVTNLDYGQGFSKARFVGFDIAHPIKHWLYDVVASEGKGGYFGPGNHSFTEIQALGLLGQMKRMEKIIAKRRKAAEYLNSRFINIQGIITPLLDTEKIKSTHHLYLLQIDPSVLNGDIQVLKEKLTAKGITNIPHFAPLYRFSIMKQLGYDTEKMQGTCPNAEEAFLHRFTHLPLYDFDKNQLKYLADAVISSVKEMQK comes from the coding sequence ATGTCAAAAGAACAAAAAAAGAAAGTGTCATCAGATTTTCGGTATAATACAGGATCAAGCCGTGTTCCCTGGGATGCAGTAGGAGAAAAAGTAAATTATGAAGATGTAATTAGTATTGTAGAATTTTTGATTCCAAAAGGAAAGCAGTCAGCATTGTACAATAAACAGATGAAAAAAGTCAGGAAAGAAATCCAAAATCTCCGGGAAAAAGGAGGGCTGGCAACTAAACTGAGTTTAGGTTCACAAGTTCAGAAACTTGAAGAAGAGACCAAAAAGTTTCTTAAATGTAAACATGCCGTAGCCCTCACCAATGCTACCGCAGGATTTGAAATCGCTAATAAATTTGCCGGACTTAAGCCCGGCGATGAATTTATTGCGCCCGCTATTACTTTTATTGCCACTATAGCCTATCCTCTTGCAATTGGCGCAAAAGTTGTGCTCGCGGATGTTGACCCGAGAACATTAAATATGGACCCTGATGATGTAGCGCGAAAAATTACTGACAAAACTAAAGTTATTATGCCGGTACATCTGGGGGGGTACCCCGTAGATATGGACCCGATTATGAAATTGGCTGAAAAACACAATATCACAGTTATTGAAGATGCCGCGCACGCTTTTGGCGCTGAGTATAAAGGTAAGATGATTGGAACAGTCGGACATTTTGGCGCTTTTAGTTTTCATGAAGTCAAAAATGTCACTTCCATGGGAGAAGGCGGTATACTTGTAACAAATCTTGATTACGGCCAGGGTTTTTCTAAAGCCCGTTTCGTAGGATTTGATATAGCGCATCCAATTAAGCATTGGTTATATGATGTAGTTGCTTCTGAAGGGAAGGGTGGATATTTTGGGCCGGGGAACCACTCGTTTACTGAAATACAGGCTTTAGGATTACTTGGCCAGATGAAGCGGATGGAAAAAATCATTGCTAAACGCAGGAAAGCCGCAGAATATCTGAACTCGCGGTTTATAAATATCCAGGGGATTATCACTCCGTTACTTGATACTGAAAAAATAAAAAGCACGCATCATCTTTATCTTCTGCAGATTGACCCGTCGGTTCTAAATGGAGACATACAGGTGCTTAAAGAAAAACTTACCGCTAAGGGGATTACCAACATACCGCATTTTGCGCCGCTATATCGGTTCTCTATTATGAAACAATTGGGCTATGATACAGAAAAAATGCAAGGGACTTGTCCGAATGCTGAAGAAGCTTTTTTGCATCGTTTCACACATCTTCCGCTTTATGATTTTGATAAAAATCAACTTAAATATTTGGCTGACGCAGTAATAAGTTCAGTTAAAGAAATGCAAAAATAA
- a CDS encoding Gfo/Idh/MocA family oxidoreductase, with the protein MAIKWGVIGAGGIADRRTIPEGIAKAPNAKLVAVMDIDAVKAKAVAEKYKVKYYTDEKDLLSDNEVEAVYIATPTYLHCSQASLAAEKGKHILCEKPMAITLGEARQIIDVCKKNKVNFSLGYMMRFHAHHQKIKELIKQGLLGQLVMARAQLSCWYPPIEGAWRQDPELGGGGALIDMGSHCIDLLEMFIGRVKEVSCFVGNLTHKYPVEDTANVLLKFENGAQGAVDNCFNIPDASAKNILEIYGTKGSILAKGTIGQMPGGEAMVYLEGDGKKYNAQQQRVIADGEKIEVEPVNMYKAEIEHFSDCIENNKAPAITPEEWLHNLEICLAAYESAKTGKAVKIK; encoded by the coding sequence ATGGCTATAAAATGGGGGGTTATAGGCGCCGGAGGAATTGCTGATAGAAGAACTATTCCGGAAGGAATTGCTAAAGCGCCTAATGCTAAATTGGTTGCAGTAATGGATATTGATGCAGTTAAAGCAAAGGCTGTTGCAGAGAAATATAAAGTAAAATATTATACTGATGAAAAAGATTTACTCTCTGATAATGAAGTAGAGGCAGTATATATTGCTACTCCCACATATCTTCACTGTAGCCAGGCTAGTTTAGCTGCCGAGAAAGGAAAACATATCCTTTGTGAAAAGCCAATGGCTATAACCCTTGGGGAAGCCCGGCAAATAATAGATGTCTGTAAAAAAAATAAGGTTAATTTTTCTCTTGGTTATATGATGAGATTTCATGCGCACCACCAGAAAATAAAAGAGCTGATTAAGCAGGGTTTACTCGGTCAACTGGTTATGGCAAGAGCGCAGCTTTCCTGCTGGTATCCGCCGATAGAAGGAGCCTGGAGACAAGACCCTGAATTGGGGGGCGGGGGGGCGCTCATAGATATGGGCAGCCATTGTATAGATTTATTGGAAATGTTTATTGGCAGAGTGAAAGAAGTAAGTTGTTTTGTTGGTAATCTTACCCATAAATATCCCGTAGAAGATACGGCAAACGTCCTTCTTAAATTTGAGAATGGCGCTCAAGGGGCGGTAGATAATTGTTTTAATATTCCGGATGCTTCGGCTAAAAATATTTTAGAGATTTATGGCACTAAAGGAAGCATCTTAGCAAAAGGGACTATTGGACAGATGCCTGGCGGCGAAGCGATGGTTTATCTGGAAGGGGATGGTAAAAAATATAACGCTCAACAGCAAAGAGTAATTGCTGACGGGGAAAAAATTGAAGTTGAGCCGGTGAATATGTATAAAGCCGAGATAGAACATTTTTCTGATTGTATTGAGAATAATAAAGCGCCAGCAATTACTCCCGAGGAATGGTTGCACAACTTAGAAATATGCCTGGCTGCATACGAATCAGCAAAAACAGGAAAAGCAGTAAAAATAAAATAA